aaaaatgtgatttctaacTTTACTCATATATTTAATTCAAACTTTTATAAATTTCATGTCAATGTAGTATTTAaatggtagctcaatcagctggaaACTACGCCTCTTGAAGTGaatatcactagttcgaatttatCTCTTCCTCAGTCCCTCTCTTGTAtctatatgtaaaaaaaaaaaaaaaaaaaaaaaaaatccatgtcAATGTAGACAAATCCCTATTCACAAGAAATAGGattctttttgtctttctaGTCTCAAGAAATAGGATTCAAATCCTTATATAATTTGTCATACAAAGAACGTCCTAAAATGCCGGATTTTGTCATCTaaatcataataaataaataaataaacccaaaaaagattGATAGATAAAATCTCATTCATTAAATATAACAAATCCAAGTCcgaaattattaaatataacaaaTCCAAGTCCGAAATTCAAAACCTTAAAAACTCTTAAGAAAATCATGAACCCAGATCCTAATTTCTCCTTAAAAAttcggagaaaaaaaaaaatctaattaaacATCATAATTTCTCCTAAAAAATTcggagaaaaacaaaacactcaaCTTAAACCATCTCTATAGCTCTTCACCAAGTCTCAAGCAATGCATTTTACGACGGCGTTTACATGATTGAGCATGAGTAGTGTGGATCATAGAAGGGATGGACCTCCACCGGCGACGGCGGCTGCGGAAAGCATTGCGCCGGAGGCTCATACCAGTAATATGGATACCGTGCCCACGGGTCATTGTAATAAGGTTCATACTGGCTAGGCTGGGATTTATACGTGTGATAATTGTAAGGATAATGATATGAAGGCTCTGATCTTCCATAATGATCATAAAATGGATGGCCATTGAAATGCACATCATAGTGATGGTCAAACATGGTCTGGTAATGGCCATAGGCAAGATCAGAAGAATGAACTTCCATGAGTTCTGCCACTCTCCCTGCTTTTTCTAGCTTCTTCAGAAGGTTTTTTGGATCTATTCTACCATTAACATGTGCGACACCTTCTTGTACATCAATACGGTAAGATATTCCTAATGTTaacaagcaaaaaataaataaagttaatagacaaatataaaatagataataggaagaaaaaaaatgacaaaaaaagaaaagaaaacctttAATATTCTTCAATATTTTGGCCAATTTCGAATGCCACCTGGGAGATTGGGTATCAATTTTCAGTTTCTACAACTccacaaaaaacataaattagaAGGCATTATATCAATAATGTTAAGATCACGTGGACAGATCCAGAATTTCTTATTCCGGAGAAAAAAACGCATGAACGAGGGGCAAAGGGttcgtttggcattgcgatttcatagataaaaagtgcgattttaaaccaaatcacagaaaattaattgtttatgattgcatgtttaaaaaattgaggcttgaaaacacaaaaaatctgcaatttcaAATTGCTGCTAAGGAGgtgcttttttaaaaacgcacaattttaaaggcggCCACCCACCATtttaaaaatctcatttttaaattgcacatattaaaattgctatttttaaatcgcgccttttgaaatcgcaaactcaAACAAACCCAAAGTTGTGtgtttgacattgcaatttcatagattaaaagtgcaattttaaaaaattgtgatttgaaaacatagaaaaatttgcgttttcaaatcgcaagcAAATGGTGCATTTTAAACAACCCATGATTTTAAAATGCCAAACTACGATTTTACCAAATATTttattgcgtttttaaaaataacattttcaaatcgctcattttgaaattgcaaactcAAATCGATTAATATCACTtcataatactttttcaaaaaaaaaaaaaaaaagtcccccAAAAAAACGTTAACAAACATACATAATACATTaaataaacaagcaaataaacaaagaaaggaccaaaaaaaagaaaaagagatgaaaataacTAAACTAACCATGTATCCCGGGGGAATCATTGAAACAAGCTTGCTATATTGCACGAGAGAAATGATGTTGCTTCTAAAACCTCAGAATTTGAACGAGTATTGACAAACAGAAATGCGTTAAAGAGAATGATTATGTTAAATTTAACGTTATTAAAACAACGTTAGGGTTTATGTTTCAGTTAAGGAAGTTTTTACAGGTAATAATTTATATCAATCGTAATCTCAATTTTATGATAAGATTTTTTGGTAATGATCTTTAATTACCCCTCGCAGTAAATGGGATGGTGGAGATTTTAGTTCCCACGTGAAAATCAGATCGatgattttattttccatttttgctTGTATTGATACGTTAACAAGTGGACCAATAAGCCTTCGTCGAAGCAAAAAGCATTAATGATAGATGAAAATTACTTGATGTGGAAATTAGAAGATTTTGCAGGCAtgcgtttttaaacaaaagCGTGAAAATTGTCCAATTCGGAAGgaaaaatgctaagtgttcttctaatatttttttggtgtcttcTTAAttgtgatgtagcttttaaaatcatcaatagattaaaagtcaataatgataatctcaaattcaacgataattttaaaagctacatcacagttgggaagacaccaggagaacactagaagggCATCTTATATTTCCCATTCGAAAATATGACGGTTGTTAGGCAAACAAAAATGGATTaaaattttctacaattttaaataaattatagaatttaAGCTATTTTTAAGCATCAAAACTCTTGAAAAATGCCACGGATAAAAAATGTGACATATTATCGAGGTTGCCCGAAAGAATTTCCCTATCAAAAGGCAATATCTTTACTTTTGCAgagatttttttcttaagaaaaccAAAAGATAGTTTTTtgctcaaacttttttttacaacataaaaagcAAGAACTTCATGAATATACACTTAATTCTCAATTGTAAcctatcacatttttaataattaagttTCATTTTTCAAGGGTTTTAATATTTAGAAACGGCTTAAATTCCATAATTTGATAATCtacaattttcttgaaattataGTAGAGGATCCTGATCCGTTTNNNNNNNNNNNNNNNNNNNNNNNNNNNNNNNNNNNNNNNNNNNNNNNNNNNNNNNNNNNNNNNNNNNNNNNNNNNNNNNNNNNNNNNNNNNNNNNNNNNNTTttattgcgtttttaaaaataacattttcaaatcgctcattttgaaattgcaaactcAAATCGATTAATATCACTtcataatactttttcaaaaaaaaaaaaaaaaagtctcccAAAAAAACGTTAACAAACATACATAATACATTaaataaacaagcaaataaacaaagaaaggaacaaaagaagaaaaagagatgaaaataacTAAACTAACCATGTATCCCGGGGGAATCATTGAAACAAGCTTGCTATATTGCACGAGAGAAATGATGTTGCTTCTAAAACCTCAGAATTTGAACGAGTATTGACAAACAGAAATGCTTTAAAGAGAATGATTATGTTAAATTTAACGTTATTAAAACAACGTTAGGGTTTATGTTTCAGTTAAGGAAGTTTTTACAGGTAATAATTTATATCAATCGTAATCTCAATTTTATGATAAGATTTTTTGGTAATGATCTTTAATTACCCCTCGCAGTAAATGGGATGGTGGAGATTTTAGTTCCCATGTGAAAATCAGATCGatgattttattttccatttttgctTGTATTGATACATTAACAAGTGGACCAATAAGCCTTCGTCGGAGCTAAAAGCATTAATGATAGATGAAAATTACTTGATGTGGAAATTAGAAGATTTTGCACGCAtgcgtttttaaacaaaagCGTGAAATTGTCCAATTCGGTTGgggaaatgctaagtgttctgTCTCTAAAAgctagctcaatcggctgggactacgcctaataaagcggaggtcactagttcgaatccccttccccCCTCttatgcgaacatgtcaaaaaaaaatgctaagtgttcttctagtgttctcctggtgtcttcctaattgtgatgtgacttttaaaatcattaataaattaaaagtcagtaatgataatcttaaattcaacaataattttaaaaatcacattacaGTTAGGAGGACACCAGGAGAATACTAGAAAAATACTTAACATTTCCCATTCGAAAATATGATGGTTGTTAGGCAAACAAAAATGGATTAgaattttctacaattttaaataaattatagattctcaaattatagaatttaaGCCATTTTAAAGCATCAAAACTCTTGAAAAATGCCATCGATAAAAAATGTGACATATTATCGAGGCTGCCAGAAAGAATTTCCCTATCAAAAGGCAATATCTTTACTTTTGTAGagatttttttcttcagaaaaccAAAAGATAGTTTTTtgctcaaacttttttttacaacataaaatgcaagaataacTTCATGAATATACACTTAATTCTCAATTGTAAcctgccacatttttaataagtttcaTTTTTCAAGGGTTTTAATATTTAGAAACGGCTTAAATTCCATAATTTGATAatctataattttcttaaaattatagtAGAGGATCCTGATCCGTTTTGTTTGGGCTACCCAAGTTTTGTTTGGACAGATGAGCTCCGTATAAACTCTCTCACGTTTACTACCTAAATTTCTATCAATCCAAACaccaaaattgttaaaaatctCTTTCCAATAATAGCATGAGTCCATGGGATTACAATTTACAAGCGTATAAGTTGCCTTTCAAATTCATAAAACAAGTTCTTGAtgagtgaatatatatatatatatatacacaagaaTTTGGGATTCATTATTCCATCATCATCTTAATCTACTTCATCAACATTTCACCTCAGACTTCCCTTGAGCtgttgaaaactgttttggTGTAATCTCAGCACGAAAATCAACTCTAGAAGGTGGCAGTGCTACAAATAATACCTCCataatattatttatgattCCTTTATCATATGGATTCTTAGAAACCACAAACCGCTGCCGAAAATTCTCATAAGCTGtctgtaaaaacaaaaacacaaaaaaaaaaaaaaaaacccaattgaAAAAACAGTTTAAATATTGAACTATGAAATGTATTAGGCACAATCCTACCATTTAgacagtttttcttcaaattaggtAGTAAGaatttcttcaaattcaatggacgtaaaaattatatgtatatcTTATTAGATTAAATTTAACGAATTTTCTTCGacccaatttaaaattttattttaaaaaaataaacttggTTCATATCTTATTTTCTTGACCATTTTCATAAGGAAATAAATTTGGTAAAACCAAACAAACCTGGTTTATAGCAGTTAGGTAGACATGGTAGATAGCAAGACCACCCAGGAAGGCAATGGCAGCAAAACTAAAAGACACCAATGCCACTGTTTCAGGACAATTCGTGAGGATCCCAAGGAATCCTGTTCCATTTCTCAATATTCTTTGGTGGATTCTCCAGCAGGAAAAGGCAAATAtgtaaacaaagaaaaccaggCCTGATACCACAAATGTCAGGTAAAACCTATAGTTCCTCTGCAAATGCAACACCAAATTAAAGTTTTATTATAAATTGGGTTAAAATCTAATACAATCTATTAAACTGAGTATTTCCGCTACCCAATTGAAAGGTATACTTTATACACACTTGTGTGTCAAGAAATGTGGATCATAATCTCTAATAATTAGCAGTAATTCGGGCAGTAAATGTGAGAGAGTTTTTATGAGACTCATTTATCTGAGCAAGTGGATGGGCTGCTCGGGAGCTGCTTAGACAGGTGAGCCCCATATATActttttatcatatttaatgTCCAAATTACTAGCAATCCGAATAATAAAATTACTGAGAACTTACGAGTGCAATGCATTGACCAATCCAGGGGCAATGGTGATCAAATTTCTCAACACAGTTGTCGCATACAGCACAGTGGCAACTCCTGGGTGGACGATAAATCTTGCAAATCCGACAATATTTGAGTTTCTTTTCCACTCCATTAATGGTTACCCTCCTCCTCCTATTGCCATTGCTAGTACCAACATCTTCAGTGGATTCTTGATCATTTCTAGGAATAATTCCCGGATCAATTGAGCTAACCAGAATCAAATTCACAAGAACCTGCAATTTCCCAAATACAATAACCAAAAATCATCCCACATTATTTTCAAGCTTTCCTCTGCTCAAAGTTATGTTTCATGGGTTTGACTCGGATCGAGTTCAATTGCAATTGAAACATGTGACACGTGTCTAGTTGAAGGAGGATAGAGATTTCGAGCAAAATCTGTCTAGATTGTTAGCAATTcgaataataaatataagaaaacatGTATCCACACAAAGGACACATATCCTAATCCCAACACGTCCGGTTCTAACTGAAATCCATATTTGATCAAAACACGTTAACGTATTATGGATGCATGAGACTATGGAATTATccttaataacaataataataaatattttttttaaaaaaaaaaaaaaaaaatagggagtTTGATATAGAGAGTTGAGAGACGAACAATAATGGTCAAAATgatggagatgatgatgatgatgagtctAGAATTACTCGGTAAATCCTCCCCAACATAGATGGTGAAAATCCAACTTGATAGAATAATAGAAACAATTGTCAGCATCAACCCTCTTGGATCCGGACCACATATGAGCCTCCCATGAAAGAAAAACacctgcatatatatatatatacacgaagtaaacataaacaaaaaaacaatatctTTAAGACCCTTAAAAAAAGCATTCAAATTTGAAGTGTAAATTAACACTAGAGAATTAAGCACATTTTTCCCAGGCCAAAAATGGTAGGCTCTGGTTCTTTCCAAATTCCCACCGCCAAAGTATGCCACCCACCGACCCTCCACAGCCCTTTTGAACTCAAACAACTTCTCCTTCATGGCGGCCAAAACTTTCCGGCCACCACCCCTTGCGGTGGTCACCTCCTTTTCAGCCTCCACATTTTCTCTCTCATACCCTTCTTCCGATGGGTCAGAAAGTGCAACAGCTTCCATAACTTCTATATCCTTCGAAATTTCCCCCATTTTTGTGGGCTACATTCATATTCATCTACACTgtcttgctttctcttttcctcctttTGGTCTCGGAGAAATAATGCAACGAAACTGATTTATGAGAATAACTGAAAGACGGTTATTCTGGGGGTGCAGATTTTGGACCGGCCCACAGGCCCAAACTTAGATTCTCAAAGGATAGAGGGGGCCCAAGAAACTTCGTGATTTAGGCCTCAGGCCGTTTCAAATTTCAGTCCTTCAGCCCGGCTATGTTGGATTagtaatatttaaaaaattataaatactGAAATAACAAATCTCATCTattcaatataaaaataataattgggATTTTAAAAAACCTTCCATACTTTTAATAGGATGCAATGCATTTTATCTACACCATTCTTTTAAATGAGCGGTCCAGATCgtgacaataaattaaaaaaaaaaaaaaaaaaaaggtaattatcaagatggccgaaccaccccattaGTTAATTGGGTAGTTCAATACGGTGCCCAATTTTGTGTGTTTCTCTCCCTGCTCAAAGGGGATGGTTAAGCCAACCCCTAAGGCTAGCTTTGTTATCATGttcattttaaacaaattttcccaaataaaatttattgtttCCAATACAATATCCTAAATATTACATTGAATTTCAATCCAAGATATTGCCCTAGTTTCCATTCCTTTGCCCTTTTGTCCCTACATTGctaagggaagaaaaaaaaaaaaaaccttacttttagtcatttttaacAAGGGTGGCAATATGTGTTCGCGTGTCAGGTTCAGATCATATCAATGCATGGaaataagactatataaattaaCCTTAACCTAACACatataattaaataggtcaaattCTTGACCCCAACCCCcagataatattaaaaattgtcaactctATTTTCACCCTCGAGGGCATGAGAGGTTTTACGAGCCCGATACCTCAGGCCCAAACTTTGCTTCACAAACCAGACCAAGCAGCGGAAAAACTTGATAGTTTGGGCCTATAAACGTGTACGATTCAAAGCACGCCACGTCATCGATCATGGTTCTGCCGTCGTCTGGGTAGTTATGTTAGAAAAACCCGCCGCAAGCATTCCCTCTCCTCTCAGGAGACCGTAAGTCTCTTTTAAACCCGAGATTGCGATCATTTCGCGAGGATTGTGAAGATCGGAAGccagagaaaagagagagagcaatagAAAATGGAAAGCCGGTGGAAGATGAGAGTCATCGCAATAACCATCGGGACCGTCATGGCGCTCTCGATCGTCTACAGCGCACACTTGCGGAGACGCCGCCGGAAGCAGAAGCGCTCCCGGAGTTCGTGTTATTTACAGTCCGATCAGACCAAGCCACAGCAGGCGTTCAAGCGAGTCTTGGCTGATAATTCCTACTCTCCGTTCAAGCATTTGAAGCTCAACGAGTCTGGTGAGGGTACATTTTCTCGGACTGTGTTTGGTGGCTCTGAAAGCCtttggaaaattaaaaaagaaaatgaaatttttagttcgctattcatcaaaaaaaaaaaaaaaagagttcgcTGTTTGATCGGAGGAAATTGCGAACTGATATTGCTCAACTGTACTCTACTGAAATATGAAGACCGTGAGGCTCTGTTCGGTTGCAGAGAAAATTGAGGGATAATTTTGAGCTTTTGTGCTTTCAGTAGAAAATATTAATCCAGGAAATTGTTTGCTCgagaaattcttttttatttatttgtttgttttagtaGGAGATATGTTCtgtcgaaacaaacggagctgAGGAAGCGAAAATCTTAGCTcaactcagtgaaaagctttcATTTCCATTCATTTTTTAAGTTCCCTTTGGTTTTTGAGCAATCGAGCGGAGCTTAAAGcatatcaaagaaaaatattattttcctgTATTTACATTATTGGTTGAAATGGAGGTAGCTAATATTGGAGGTGGTTTTGGTGGCAGAGAATGCTTTGAATTCGCATCCATATGAGGCAGAGATTTCCGCATTATTAGAGAATCCTCAACTTGAATTCAGCTTCTTAAATGGAAGTACGGATTCGAAAATGAGCGAGGAATATACTTGGATTGAGACAGAGTCGCAGTTGAAGGAACTCCTTGGTGTTTTGAGCAAAGAGAGGGTCTTTGCTGTCGATACTGAGCAGCATAGTTTACGATCCTTTCTAGGTTTTACATCTTTAATACAggtaaattcaattatttagtttttaCTGCACTTCTggttttcataaaattaatgtgTCTTCTGGTTGAAATGGGAACAGATTTCTACCCAGAAAGAGGATTATTTGGTGGACTCGATTGCTCTGCATGATTCGATGGGTGTTCTTCGCACGGTTTTTGCTGATCCTAGTATTTGTAAGGTGTTTAAATTGTGTATTTGTGAATTACAAGGCCTTTTGTTTTATACAAATATGAAGTCTGTATTGTTGCTTGCCGTTAGATGTGAGGATCAAAATAAAGGGATTTTAGTAGCAAATCTTTGTATTAATTGCTAATGGTTTTGAGTTAT
This window of the Corylus avellana chromosome ca5, CavTom2PMs-1.0 genome carries:
- the LOC132181571 gene encoding probable protein S-acyltransferase 6, which translates into the protein MGEISKDIEVMEAVALSDPSEEGYERENVEAEKEVTTARGGGRKVLAAMKEKLFEFKRAVEGRWVAYFGGGNLERTRAYHFWPGKNVFFFHGRLICGPDPRGLMLTIVSIILSSWIFTIYVGEDLPSNSRLIIIIISIILTIIVLVNLILVSSIDPGIIPRNDQESTEDVGTSNGNRRRRVTINGVEKKLKYCRICKIYRPPRSCHCAVCDNCVEKFDHHCPWIGQCIALRNYRFYLTFVVSGLVFFVYIFAFSCWRIHQRILRNGTGFLGILTNCPETVALVSFSFAAIAFLGGLAIYHVYLTAINQTAYENFRQRFVVSKNPYDKGIINNIMEVLFVALPPSRVDFRAEITPKQFSTAQGKSEKLKIDTQSPRWHSKLAKILKNIKGISYRIDVQEGVAHVNGRIDPKNLLKKLEKAGRVAELMEVHSSDLAYGHYQTMFDHHYDVHFNGHPFYDHYGRSEPSYHYPYNYHTYKSQPSQYEPYYNDPWARYPYYWYEPPAQCFPQPPSPVEVHPFYDPHYSCSIM